DNA sequence from the Pseudodesulfovibrio sp. S3 genome:
GGTCTTTACCGGTTGTGCAAAGAAAACAACTTCAACTGCCCCGTCTGATGCCAAGGTTGAAGTGAACGATGATACCCAGTGGACCCCGCCCCAGCAGGATACGGCTGTTGACGAGGATGCCCTGGCTGCTGAAGCTGAGGCTCGTGCCAAGGCCGAAGCGGTGGAAGAATTGACCAGCGTTACACTTCATTTTGCTTTTAATTCGTATGAACTGAATGAAGAGTCTCGTTCCATTTTGGCTCTCAAGGCCAATATCCTGCGCAAATTTACGGACGTCAATGTGGTCATCGAAGGTCATTGTGACGAACGAGGAACCGAAGAGTACAACCTTGCTTTGGGTGAACGTCGTGCACGTGCATCTTACGAGCATCTGGTCATTCTCGGCGTTGATCCCGAGCGGATGAAGATCGTCAGTTTTGGCGAGGAATACCCGGTCGATCCTGCGCACAACGAAAGCGCCTGGGCCAAGAATCGCCGTGCTGAATTTGTTGTGAAATAACTGAAATTGTATGTAAATTGAAAAACGCCGTCCCTGTCGGGGCGGCGTTTTTTTTACATGGAGAACACTGTGTGGAAAAGGTGGATTCCGCCGAGGGCATACAGTCCGGCCACGCCGTCATCGAGCATGACGCCGAGTCCTCCCGGAAATGCCGTTTCAGCCCATTTTACGGGCCAGGGCTTGACGATGTCGAAGAAGCGGAAGAGTCCAAATGCGATTCCCAGGTACCAGATGGGCATGGCCGAAAAGAAAAGCAGGGCGAGCCATTGTCCGAAGAGTTCGTCAATGATGACACATCCGGGATCCTTTTCACCCAAGACATGTTCGGCTCGGGAACAGACCCATACTCCTATGGCGAGAATGGCTGCCAATACTGCCGCGCGTCCCCACAGCGTGAAGGGCAGAAACAACCATGGGGAGGCAACAATGGCGGCCAGGGAACCCCAGGTTCCTGGAGCTTTGGGGAAATGGCCGATGGGGCCGAGGGTTGCCAGGCCGGTGGCGAATTTGTCGAGCGGTGTATTTGAAAGCATTGGTCCAATCCGGTTTGCGATACTTTTTCTCCATGAATAATGGTATCCGGTGATACAGGCAATCCCAATCATCCGTTGCAGGGCTTTTTGTTGTCATGTTGGACATCACAGCCTTAAGGCCTTGCGGTTCTGACGTGGTTGTTCGATTGCCTGGCTGTTTACGCATGGATAAAGGGGGAGCCGTTTCAAGAAACGATTCCCCCTCCGTTTGGATACAGTTTCGGGCGTTATGAGGCTAGGCTGTGTTAGTCAGTAACGATCATAACGCTGGTGGCCTTGACCATTGCCTTGACATCGGAGCCTTCCTTAAGTCCCAGTCTTTCTACAGAATCCTTGGTGATTACCGAAACGATCTCCACGCCGGGCGCAGCTTCAACAACAACTTCGGCGTTGACCATGCCAACATTGATTTTTTTAATTTTTCCGGGGATCAGATTGCGAGCGCTTACGTTCATCGTGTTTCTCCTAATAGGGTTGGAATGTAAATCATGATGTACATATTAACATCTGTTCATGCGTCATGAAAGACTTGCTGTAATAAAATGAAATATTTATATTATCACTCGTTTGGTGGCGGGATAAGTGGAAGCATCTATGGTAATCCCGGGCATTGTCTTGTTGTCAGTTCCGGCATGGTTCAGGGGTTCAGCCTAACTCGCTGTGATTGCATCTCGAATTCAGACGGTGCATTTGTCAGGGGAGGCCTGCTCATGTCCGTGCGCTCTTTTTTAGTGAAGGCTCCCCTCACAGGGAATCAGCGATGTTGCCAGGTATAGAGCTAACGGCTTGTTACGTGGTTGCGTATAGTAGGCAGGCGTTTGAAGCTGTAATTTGTAATAATGGAGCGGGGAGAAAACCGATGCTATCTCCCGGTCATCATTTACAGTCTTTTCAATCTGTCAGTGATACTTGACTAAGGATATGGTCGCAGATATTTCCGTCGCTTGTGACCAAGTTTGTTCGGAAGGTCGGTTTTTTTACAAGAAGTCACGGAATCAATGGAAGGTAAAAACATGAGACAGGCGACGGTACAGGATCTTCCCGAGATCGTATCCATCTACAATTCGACGGTAGCGACCCGCTTGGCGACTGCTGACACAAAAGAAGTCAGTGTCGATTCGAAATTGGAATGGTTTCAAAGGCATACTCCGGATAAACGACCAATATTAGTTCATGAAACCGGAGATCGGATTGCAGCTTGGGTGAGTTTTGAATCGTTTTACGGGCGCCCTGCATACGACCATACTGCGGAAATCAGTATTTATATCGATTCGGAGTACAGGGGGCAGGGGCTTGGGAAAAAGTTGGTGCAGGAAGCGATGGACATGACCCAGGGGTTGAACATCAAAACGCTTCTTGGCTATATTTTTTCGCATAATGAACCCAGCATCAGGCTTTTCAAGTCGTTCGGGTTTGAAGAATGGGGAAGATTGAACGACATCGCGGAAATGGACGGCAAGGAATACAGCCTGTCGATTCTCGGAAAACGGATCAATTCTTAGCGTGGTTGCCCGCCATGACACTCTGTGTCGGTGCGATGGATCAGAAAATAAATCATTCTTTGACGGTTTGTACGGAGAGAACGGTCGTATCGAAGATGGAGATTCGGCGGTCGGTTTGTTCTCCCTAGAGGCTCTCCCGCACTCCTGACATCATTTCCTTGGTCGGAAGAGAAGAGGCACGCCCAGCAGAAAAAACGTTCCGATGGCATACAGGCAACGCCATAGGGAGTTGCCTTTGGCGGTGTGGCTCTCATCGGGATCTTTCGGGTGTTCGCCTGCAGGCTGCCGCTTCGGAACAGAGGTAGTTGCAAGAATTGCCCTGGCCCGATCGGCGTCACGGTCGGCCACTCTCAGTTTTACCCCTCCCACAGCATTGGCGTACATCCAGTTTGCGCTCACCATGCCAGCATCGATGATGTATGATTCAATGCCGTTCTTCTCCAGCGCATGCTGGGCGAGATGCGCTTCCCATGCGTAAAAGCTTGCGAAGACTGTTGTCAGGTTAAGCTGATTGCTCATGCGATGACACCACTCCCCATTTCAGCAGGCATTCAAGCACCCGGGCCAGGGGCAACATTGGTGTAGGAGCCGCGTACGCCGCAGACATAGTGAGCCCCGTCCCTGTAGTATGAACGGTCACGTTTATAATGGCGCATTTTGATATCCATGGTCAACATACTCCGCTTGCCCTGTCCTTCCGTATTCTGAGGATGGTCTGTGTCATCTGCTCAAGGATGGCTTCCGGATCGTTGACGTATTTCTTGTTTGCGGCTTCCAGTGATTCTTTTCTGATTGCTCCATGTGTAGCCATTTCGGCCCCGCACATGGCGACTGCCTTCATTTGATTGAGCAGAAGATCAGGGTCGGTCACGAGAAGATGCGATGCTGGAAAATGCAGTTCTCCAGCAAGTTGCCATCCCATGTTGTCAATAATTCGATGAAAAATTCTACTGATTGTAATAAATGATTCTTCTTCAGGATTGCCGGAAGTAAAAATCAGTACGACTTTTTGTTCTTTTTTATTTCTTTTCACATGGTATGTTCTGCCAATTCTAAACTCAAAATGTGCCCCTAACGTCACTCTTAACCGCTCAATCAGTTTCTTCAGGTTGCTTGACATGGAGTCAAAATAAACAGGGCTCGCAAAAACAAGAAAATCAGTTTGTTCCATCTTTGCGATAACAGACGTCATGTCATCAGTATAGTTACACACTCCTGGAGTCTCGAACATACATTTCCCGCAGCCTGAACAGGTGGCGATTTTTTGTTTGGACGGATACAGCACTTCACATTGCGCATTTGCAGACATAGCGCCTTGTAAAAAACTGCTCAGTACAATGTCGGTGAATCCCTCTTCAGATCGATGACTTCCATTAAACGAAAGGATCTTGAAAGAATTATCCATGATGATCACGCCTCCTTTGTCGATTCAATATCGCTGTAGATGGTTGGCTGCATTTTCAGCCATTGTCTGTAGATCTCTTATCACCGAGTCCTGCCTTTCCTGCGGCATTTCGTGGCATATTATTTCACTCCACAGCGTGATGATATTCCAGAATTCTTTTTCAATTGCCCGTGCCGAAGGCTGCAAAAAAACACGTTTAATCCTTCCATCGTTTTTGTCCGGCATCCTTCGTACATAACCCACATCTTCAAGCTTTTTCAACGCCCTGGCGGTGTTGGCCTTGTCCACAAAAACCCTTTTCGTCAGCTCTTCTTGGCTCAAACCATCTTCATCAAAGAGTTCAGCCAGAAAAATGTATTGCCCTGTACCGATCTTTACGGAAGGCAACTCCTGTCCTAAATAAAGACTGGACATTCTGTGGAGTAGAGCAATGAAGCGACCCGTGGTTTGTCGTCCTTGTAAATGCATGTCCAGCGTTCCTTTTTTTAAGTTGACTTCGCAACCAATGTGCCGAGATATTGTTGCGATGTCAACCAAAAATCCAAGGGAAGGGTGAGATGACGTCAAGTTTCGGAGCAAGCGCGCAAGGAAGAGGCGGCAGGTGCCTACAGAGAAGTACCAGCATCCGGCATCGAAGGCTGTTCGAACATGTTTATCGTAACTGTCTGTGGTAATGAACTCTGGCAGTCCCTTGGTGGGGACTTCATCTGATTTTTCAGCCCTGCCTTGGAACGACAACTCCCCAAGAGACTAAAACTTCTAGAACACGGGCCACAGGCAGTCCGACCACGTTGGTGTAAGAACCCCGGATGCCGGTCACCAGGAAGGTGCCGATGCCCTGGATGGCATAGGCTCCGGCCTTGTCCATGGGTTCTCCTGTTTCGATGTATCCCATGAGTTCCGCTTCAGTGGAGAGGCGCATGTCCACATCCGTGCTCACGGCTTCTGACACCGTGGAGCCGTCGGGCAGGATCAGGCAGAATCCCGTCACCACCTGATGCGTCTCGCCGGATAGGGCGGTCAGCATCTCCAGAGCGTCGAGCTTGCTCTCCGGCTTGCCCATGATGCGATGCTTGTGAACCACGATGGTGTCCGCGCCGATCACGGTCTTTTCCTTGAAACGTTGAGCCACATCCCGTGTTTTTATTTCTGCCATGCGCAGGGCGTAGTCCAGCGGGGATTCGTCCTGTTCGGGCATGGGCTCGTCCAGGATGCTCGGGTGCACTTCGAAGGCGAGTCCGAGATCGGAGAGCAGTTCCCGGCGTCTGGGAGAACCGGATGCCAGGATAATGGGACTGAGAGACTGGAAAGGGCCATGTTTTTTCATGCAGTAAATCTCTCTCATATTCATCGGGGAGTCAACGGCGGCCCACTGACGTTTTTTTGTCGTTCTGAAGTCCGTATGGTTTACAGCTTGATTTGATTTGTAACTTTTTATTGTATTTCAAGCGATTATGTTTCTGGCAGGTTTATTGCTACATATCGTGCGCGCGGAAGCGCAGGAGAGACCATGCAGAAAATAGAAAAAAGATTCACCCAGGATTTCACTTCCTTTCATCAAATGGAAGGCTCGTCATCGTCGCATGGCATGAACGACTGGGCCGTGCCTTGGTCCGATCTGATGATGGTCATGTTCGTGTTGTTTGTGGTGCTTTTCATTTATGCCAGCAGCCAGCAGGACGTGAAAGTCCTCTTCAGCCATCAGTCTGCGGAAAAGGCCCAGTCTGTAAGTTCTCTTGATCCACTTATAGGGCTGATTGGACAGATCGCCAGTCGGGCCGAACCTGGTGGTTCCAAGGATGTGGTTCGCATGGCCGAGAAGGAGGTCCTGTATCGTTCCCGTGCCAACGGCATCACCGTGGTCCGGGAGTCTCCGGGTCAGGTTCGCATCACCTTGAGAGGGGATTTGTTTTTTGATGAGCAGTCAGGCGAACTCAAGCCGGATTCCGCCCAGTATCTGGATGAGATCGCAGAAGTTGTTCGGCTGAGCCTCGGCCTTGTGCACGTTATCGGGTTTGCCGATCAAAGCGAATCCGAGGGGGCGCAGAGTTTTATCTTGTCATCCGAACGTGCGGCCAATGTGGCGGAACAACTCATTACCCGATTCAATATTGCCCCGAAGCGACTGGTAATCACCGGACGGGGAGCCTATCAGCCGGAATTGCCCGATACTTCAGAAGCCAACCAAGCCCTGAACAGGCGGGTTGAAATAGTCATTGCCAACAACAGCTGATCGATTGGAGGAAGTCTCATGAACAGAAAGAATTATATTGGTGTGGCCGTCAGTCTCATCATATTCATGTGCAGTTTTTTGCTGACCGGAGCTGCCGGTGCATACTTTAACCTAGCCGCTTTTCTGGTGGTTGTGTCCGGCCTGACCGCGGCCATGCTTATCAGTTATCCGGTCAAGCATGTGAAAAACGCCTTCAGGGTTGCCAGGAACGCCTATTCCAACGGCCAGTCAACGGCCGAGGAAATTGTCAACACGCTCCTTGATCTCTCGGTGAAGTCCAAGGTGGACGGGGTGCTTTCTTTGGAGAGGTCAGCCAACAAGGCCACGAGTTCCTTCATGAAAAACGGACTCATTCTGTTGGTGGACAATTACAAGGAAGAGGAAATCCGCGAGTGCCTGAATGCGGAAATGGCTTTCTTCAACCTGCGTCGCCAGCAGAGCGAGCGTTTTTTCCTGACTTTGGCCCGCACGGCGCCTGCCTTTGGTGTTGCCGGTTCCGTCATCGGTCTGATCGGCCTGCTCATGGGGATCAATGATACTGCCGTCATCCTCAAGAATATTCCGGTGGCCTTCATCTCCACGCTCTATGGTCTGGTGCTTTCACATCTCATTTTTTCTCCCATTGCCGAGAACATCAATTTCTCCACCAGGGCCGAATTGTTGAATCAGAAATTGGTCATGGAGGGCATTGTCGCCATCAGCAAGGAACAGAATTCCTATAAGCTGGAGCGTAAATTGGCCTCTTTCCTGACCCCCTCCGAGCGTGAGGGCAAGACCGAAACCCTGCGTAGAATCACGCGCAAGTATGTGCAGAAGAAGACGCAACCCGTGGAATTGGCCGACATGGCCCAGGGGGGCGTTATGGAAAAGGCCACTGAAGCGGCTTAGCCCGGACCAATCGATACAGCTGAAAAAGGAGCCATATGGCTCCTTTTTTTTTTATGGGTTTGTGATAGTCTCCGCCATCAGGGAGGCGCGATCCATATGGCAAAGATTTTGGCTGCTGATATCGGCGGCACCAACAGCCGATTTGCTCTGTTCGAGTCACATGATGCAGGGTTGGCGATGGTGGATTCCATCTGGCTTGAGACTCACGGGGCGGCCACATTTCCGCAATTGCTTGAGCAGTTGTGGGAGAGCGATTTCAGTGCGCATCCCGGAGGGTTCGACGCGGCCGTATTGGCTCCTGCCGGTGCCGTTATAGGAGGGAAGGTCTGCCCATACCTGCCCAACGCTCCTTGGGGTATCGATATCCGGGAGGTAAATTTCGGTACGAAAGCCGTCTGCCTTATCAATGATTTTTCAGCCCAGGCCTTTGCCTGCCGCACTTCCGCCGTGGAAAACGCTTTGGTGATCCAGGAAGGGGAGGGTGTGGACGGTGAGACCATCGGCGTGATCGGTGCCGGAACCGGACTGGGGTACTCCGCGTTGCTCAAGGTCGGGGACAACTGGACGGCTCTGCCTTCCGAGGGAGGCCACATGGCGTTTCCTTTCATCGGCAGAGATGAGGCCGAATATGCTGAATTCAACCGTATCGAGAGCGGGCGCAACTGGCCGGAAGGGGACTCTGTCGTTACCGGGCTCGGGCTTCATCTGGTGCACAAATTCCTGACCGGCGAGGATCTGACTCCAAGGGAAATATCCGCGAGGATCACTCCCGAGAGCGAAACAACGAAATGGTATGCCCGTTTTTATGGCCGGGCCTGTCGCAATTGGGCACTTGGTCTGATGTCGCTTGGTGGCTTTTTCATAGCCGGGGGGGTCGCTTCCAAAAATCCGATGTTTGTGAATGTTCCTGAATTCATGAATGAATTCCATAATTCGCATGTGTATGCCGATTTTCTTCACTCGGTACCGGTCAAACTCAATGGCAATGAGGAGAGCGGTCTGTTCGGGGCGGCATTCTATGGCGCGCAACTCCTGAATAATCTGGGAGGAGACGAATGAAGGCGGGGTTGATCAGGAAACTGCTGCTCATGTCCGTCATTGCCGTATTGATAGTTTTCTATTTCATTTTTGATTTAGGTCAGTATCTTTCTCTCGACTATCTCAAGGCCTCCCGCGAACGTTTTCAGCTTCTATACGATGATCATGCCCTCTTGATGCTGGGTGCCTATTTCATGATATATGTCGTTGTCACTGCGTTGGTCCTGCCTGCGGCAGCGGTGCTCACCCTGGCCGGGGGCGCACTGTTCGGCCTGACGGTCGGAGTCGTTGTGGTCTCTTTTGCCAGTACGGCTGGTGCCGCCCTGGCCTTTCTTGTATCCCGCTATGTCCTGCGGGATTTCGTGCAGCGGAAGTATGGAGGCAGGCTGGAACCCATCAACCGTGGCATCAGGGAGGACGGTGCGTTTTACCTCTTCACTTTGCGCTTGATCCCGGTCTTTCCGTTTTTCATCATCAATGCCGTCCTGGGCCTGACGTCCATGCGGCTTTTCACTTACGTTTGGGTCTCGCAGTTGGGTATGCTTCCGGCCACGGTGGTGTATGTGAATGCGGGCAAGGAGTTGGGGCAACTCGACTCCCTGTCGGGATTGTTGTCGCCGAGCCTGATCATTTCATTCGTTGTTCTCGGGTTGTTTCCCCTGGCGGTGAAGAAAATACTCGGGTGGTACCAGGCAAAGAGGCGCGCCAATGGCTGAATTCGATTATGACATAGGGGTCATCGGCGGGGGCGCAGCCGGGTTGACCGTGGCCTCCGGGGCAGCCCAATTGGGGGTGAAGACCGTGCTTATCGAACGTGCTTCACAGCTTGGCGGTGATTGTCTTCATACGGGATGCGTGCCCAGCAAGACGCTGATCCGGTCCGCGGCCATATATCATGAAATGCGGCAGTGCACCCGGTACGGTTTGCCGGAAGTGATCCTGCCGCCCGTGGACATGGCCAAAGTCAACCTGCGCATCAAAGAGGTCATCGACGCCATTCAGGTGCATGATTCCGAGGAGCGGTTTTGCGGACTGGGAGTCAAGATATTGTTCGGGGAGGCCCAGTTCGAGGACGACCACGTGGTCAATTGCTCGGGCACACGCATTTCCGCGAAATTCTGGGTTCTGGCCACTGGCTCCGAACCGGCATTGCCCTCGATTCCCGGATTGGTGGACGTGGATTACCTGACCAATGAAGATATGTTCAGCCTGAAAGATCTGCCGTCTTCCCTTGTCGTGCTCGGCGGAGGGCCAATCGGGTGCGAAATGGCCCAGGCCTTCAACCGTCTCGGCTCCAAGGTGCATATACTCCAGCGCAATTGCCAGCTTCTTTCTGCAGAGGATGCAGATATGGCGCAGGTAATCCAGGATGTTTTCCAAGAAGAAGGAGTGGATCTGGCTCTATGCGCCAATACCTCAATGGTGCGCAGGGTGCCTGGCGGGGTCGAAGTCGAATATGAGCGCGATGGCGAAACCCATGTGATCCAGGCGGAAAAAATACTTGTGGCCACTGGGCGCAGGCCGAGAACAAACGGTCTCAAGCTGGAAAACTGTGGGGTGGAATATGACCGGCGCGGGGTCAAGGTCGACGCCAGGCTGCGGACCAGCCAAAAACATATTTTTGCGGCCGGCGACGTGCTCGGCAGGTATCAGTTTACCCATGCTGCCGGGTATGAGGGCGGGATCGTCATTTCCAACGCGGTCTTTCGTCTGCCGCGTAAGGTTGACTACACCTGGCTGCCCTGGTGCACCTACACAGAACCCGAACTGGCCAGCGTGGGCATGAACGAAAAGCGCGCCAAGGCGGCGGGCATCGAGTGTGTGGTCTGGGAAGAGGCGTTCGGTGACAATGACCGGGCACGGGCCGAGGGTGGGGTGAACGGCAGGATAAAACTCGTTCTCGACCGAAGGGAAAAACCGCTCGGGGTACAGATTGCGGGTATCCATGCCGGTGAACTGATAGGACAATGGGTGGCTGCGTTGAACGGCAAGGTCGGGCTTTCCACCCTGGCCTCGGCCATTCAGCCATATCCCACCGTGGGCGAGATCAACAAGCGGGTGGCGGGCAAGGTTCTGTCATCCAAGTTGTTTTCGGACAGGGTCCGCAAGACGTTGAGCTTCATCTTCGATTACAAGGGCAGGGCCTGCACCCTTGATTAATTGGGCGGACACGGGTAGGTAGCCCGTCATTCGAACATCGTTGCAAGGAGATATTTCCGAATGGGTGACAAGAACAGATACCAGAAAATGTTTCCGGTTTCATGGGAGCAGCTGCATCGCGATTGCCGGGCCTTGTCCTGGCGGTTGATGGAAAAGGGGCCGTGGAAGGGCATCCTGGCTATCACCCGCGGCGGTTTGGTCCCTGCGGCTATCATAGCCCGCGAGTTGGATATTCACCTTATCGATACCATCTGCCTTTCTTCCTATGATTGGAAGAATCAAGGTGATGCCAAAATACTCAAGCAGGTGGATTCCGACGGCGATGGCTGGCTGCTCATAGACGACCTCGTGGATACGGGCAGGACCGCAAAAATCGCCCGCGACATGGTTTCCAAAGCGCATTTTGCCACGGTTTATGCAAAGCCCGAAGGCCGCCCCATGGTGGAGACATATATAACCGAAGTCAGCCAGGACACCTGGATTTTGTTCCCTTGGGATTCCGCTTCTCAGTTTGTGGAACCCATTGTCAAGATTACTGAATAGCTTGCTTTAAAATTTATTTTATATTGCAGTATGTTGTTTGTTCCATGGAGAATGGGCTCTTGCCCGAAAACGTGTGCTGAGATATGGAATTGGGATATTTAATAGCTAACGGAGAGGACCCCATGAAAAAAATGTTGAAAATGTTTGGTGTATCGGCTGTCTGCATGATGCTGATGCTGTCCCTTTTCGCTTGCGGCGAGGCCCCGCAGGAAAAAAAGGCCGAAGAGCCTGCAAAGGTTGAAGAGGCCGTTGCTCCCACTGAAGAGCCCAAGGTGATCAAGGCCGGTTTCGTTTACGTGTCTCCGGTCGGCGATGCAGGTTATTCCTATGCCCATGACCTGGGCCGTCAGGCTGTGGAAGCGCTGGACTACGCCACGACTTCCTTTGTCGAAGCCGTTCCCGAAGGCGCTGATTCCGAGCGCGTTATCCGCAACATGGCCCGCAAGGGTTTTGATATCATCTTCACCACCAGCTTCGGTTACATGGACCCGACCCTGAAGGTGGCCAAAGAATTTCCCGATGCCAAATTCATGCATTGCTCCGGTTTCAAGAAAGCGGCCAACGTGAGCAACTATTTCGGTCGCATCTATCAGGCCCGTTACCTGACCGGCCTGGTGGCCGGCGCCATGACCAAGACCAACAAGCTCGGATATGTAGCCGCTTTCCCCATTCCTGAAGTTATTCGGGGCATCAATGCCTACACCAGGGGCGTCCGCGAGATGAACCCGAATGCCGAAGTCCGCGTTGTCTGGACCAAGACATGGTATGACCCGGCGTTGGAAAAGGATGCTGCCAAGTCCCTGCTTGATGCAGGTTGCGACGTCATTGCTCAGCATCAGGATTCCCCGGCGCCGCAGGAAGCCGCACAGGAAGCTGGCGTTTACAGCGTGGGCTATAACTCCGACATGACCTCCTTCGCTCCCAAGGCGCACCTGACCTCCGCCATCTGGAATTGGGGTCCCGTGTACGTCAAGACCGTTGAACAGGTCCGTGACGGCTCCTGGCAGGGCGACCAATCCGTGTGGTGGTCCATGCAGGACGGCGTCGTGGACATCGCCCCCATGGGCCCGATGGTTCCCGAAGACGTCAAGACTCTCGTCAATGCCAAACGGGCTGAACTCGTGGCCGGCAAGGATTCCATTTTCACGGGTCCGGTCAAGAATCAGACGGGCGAAGTCATGATTGCAGAGGGCGTTGTCCCCTCCGATGGTGATCTGCTCGGAATGAATTGGTTTGTCGAAGGCGTTGTCGGCAACGTCAACTAACTTGAATACGTGCTGAAAATAAGAAAAAGAGATGAACCCTGGAAGTGGGGCGCCCTGGTTGTATTCCTGGGCGCCCTGCTCTTTTCCCTTTTAGTGAGCTCTCTGCTCCTGGCCTGGCAGGGAAAGGACGCACTCTTCGGGCTCAACGTTCTGTGGCAGGGGAGTTTCGGCAACCTGTGGGCCCTTGAAGGGGTGCTGCTCAAGTCCATTCCGCTTTTCCTCTGCTCTCTTGGGGTGGCTGTGGCCTTCCGCATGCAGATATGGAACATCGGCGCGGAGGGACAGTTTGCTCTGGGTGCCATCGGCGCCACGTGGATGGCCTTGCAGTTTCCCGATCTGCCGGGCTTTATCCTGCTGCCGATCATGTTCACCATGGCCTTCCTGCTGGGCGGAGCATGGGCGTTTATCCCCGCGTTTCTCAAGCTCAAGTTGCGCGTCAACGAGATCATCTCAACGCTGATGCTCAACTATGTGGCCATCCTGTTACTCGATTACCTGGTTTTCGGTATTTGGAAAGACCCTGCCAGCCACGGATTCCCCATGACGCCAGAATTCACTTCCGGCGCGGTTATTCCGTTCATCGGCTCCAGCCGCGTTCACTGGGGATTGTTGTTCTGTCTCGTCGTGGGGGTTGGCCTTTGGGGGTTCATGCGATTCACCCGGTTGGGCTTCGAACTGCAGGCCAGCGGCGAGGGAGCGC
Encoded proteins:
- a CDS encoding BMP family ABC transporter substrate-binding protein — protein: MMLMLSLFACGEAPQEKKAEEPAKVEEAVAPTEEPKVIKAGFVYVSPVGDAGYSYAHDLGRQAVEALDYATTSFVEAVPEGADSERVIRNMARKGFDIIFTTSFGYMDPTLKVAKEFPDAKFMHCSGFKKAANVSNYFGRIYQARYLTGLVAGAMTKTNKLGYVAAFPIPEVIRGINAYTRGVREMNPNAEVRVVWTKTWYDPALEKDAAKSLLDAGCDVIAQHQDSPAPQEAAQEAGVYSVGYNSDMTSFAPKAHLTSAIWNWGPVYVKTVEQVRDGSWQGDQSVWWSMQDGVVDIAPMGPMVPEDVKTLVNAKRAELVAGKDSIFTGPVKNQTGEVMIAEGVVPSDGDLLGMNWFVEGVVGNVN
- the gpt gene encoding xanthine phosphoribosyltransferase, with amino-acid sequence MGDKNRYQKMFPVSWEQLHRDCRALSWRLMEKGPWKGILAITRGGLVPAAIIARELDIHLIDTICLSSYDWKNQGDAKILKQVDSDGDGWLLIDDLVDTGRTAKIARDMVSKAHFATVYAKPEGRPMVETYITEVSQDTWILFPWDSASQFVEPIVKITE
- a CDS encoding FAD-dependent oxidoreductase — translated: MAEFDYDIGVIGGGAAGLTVASGAAQLGVKTVLIERASQLGGDCLHTGCVPSKTLIRSAAIYHEMRQCTRYGLPEVILPPVDMAKVNLRIKEVIDAIQVHDSEERFCGLGVKILFGEAQFEDDHVVNCSGTRISAKFWVLATGSEPALPSIPGLVDVDYLTNEDMFSLKDLPSSLVVLGGGPIGCEMAQAFNRLGSKVHILQRNCQLLSAEDADMAQVIQDVFQEEGVDLALCANTSMVRRVPGGVEVEYERDGETHVIQAEKILVATGRRPRTNGLKLENCGVEYDRRGVKVDARLRTSQKHIFAAGDVLGRYQFTHAAGYEGGIVISNAVFRLPRKVDYTWLPWCTYTEPELASVGMNEKRAKAAGIECVVWEEAFGDNDRARAEGGVNGRIKLVLDRREKPLGVQIAGIHAGELIGQWVAALNGKVGLSTLASAIQPYPTVGEINKRVAGKVLSSKLFSDRVRKTLSFIFDYKGRACTLD
- a CDS encoding ABC transporter permease, which produces MLKIRKRDEPWKWGALVVFLGALLFSLLVSSLLLAWQGKDALFGLNVLWQGSFGNLWALEGVLLKSIPLFLCSLGVAVAFRMQIWNIGAEGQFALGAIGATWMALQFPDLPGFILLPIMFTMAFLLGGAWAFIPAFLKLKLRVNEIISTLMLNYVAILLLDYLVFGIWKDPASHGFPMTPEFTSGAVIPFIGSSRVHWGLLFCLVVGVGLWGFMRFTRLGFELQASGEGARVARYAKIRYGRLVILVMCMSGGFAGWAGCVETSAILNRLQPSLMVGYGYTAIVVAWLARLEPLNIAFAAFLLAALRVGVENMQLELQIPAAFGVIMEGMILLTVLAGQFFLTYKLERKTRQD